Proteins from one Candidatus Sulfotelmatobacter sp. genomic window:
- a CDS encoding MASE4 domain-containing protein produces MLAALALAYAFGAAIVIPHALSFPDALFHGGAPGNSQTSIWLWVAWHAAFPLLVALALLARDLPPLPRRRVAPAAIAVMAVGYGLVALCGVLAFDTTLPTLVVNGNFTAGFANGTWEAVLAIDVFALVTVVAIGRTSSTLSLWLSVSLVAVVGDATLTLLSAAASTSAGTSHASTPHSAPASSWPRCSPSSTACTAASRAWRRSTA; encoded by the coding sequence ATGCTGGCCGCGCTGGCACTCGCCTACGCGTTCGGCGCGGCGATCGTCATCCCGCACGCACTCTCGTTTCCCGACGCGCTCTTTCACGGTGGCGCACCCGGCAACAGCCAAACCTCGATCTGGCTCTGGGTCGCCTGGCACGCCGCCTTTCCGCTCTTGGTCGCGCTCGCGCTCCTGGCACGCGATCTCCCGCCGCTTCCGCGCCGCCGGGTCGCGCCCGCCGCGATCGCCGTGATGGCGGTCGGCTACGGTCTGGTCGCGCTGTGCGGAGTGCTGGCCTTCGACACGACGCTCCCGACGCTCGTCGTCAACGGCAACTTCACCGCCGGCTTCGCCAACGGCACGTGGGAAGCGGTCCTCGCGATCGACGTTTTCGCCCTCGTCACCGTGGTCGCCATCGGTCGCACGAGCAGCACGCTGAGCCTGTGGCTCTCCGTCTCCCTGGTCGCCGTCGTCGGCGACGCGACCCTCACGCTGCTCTCGGCGGCCGCTTCCACGTCGGCTGGTACCTCTCACGCGTCTACTCCGCACTCGGCTCCGGCTTCGTCCTGGCCGCGCTGCTCGCCGAGTTCAACCGCATGTACCGCCGCTTCGCGCGCCTGGCGACGATCGACGGCCTGA
- a CDS encoding diguanylate cyclase has translation MYRRFARLATIDGLTAVDNRRAFDEHLEAELRNATRHEEPLALLLIDVDDFKRYNDTYGHLAGDETLQSVAAIIRSTLARPSDTIARYGGEEFAVLLPRTSASGAFTVAERIRTAVVAARRDHKTNRATHVVSISIGVAVTTTGTPDALIAAADEALYRAKAEGRNRTAIAATASPVPAAATPQPPTR, from the coding sequence ATGTACCGCCGCTTCGCGCGCCTGGCGACGATCGACGGCCTGACCGCCGTCGACAACCGGCGCGCGTTCGACGAGCACCTCGAAGCCGAGTTGCGCAACGCGACGCGTCACGAGGAGCCGTTGGCACTGCTGCTCATCGACGTCGACGACTTCAAGCGCTACAACGACACCTACGGCCACCTCGCCGGCGACGAAACGCTCCAAAGCGTGGCCGCGATCATCCGCTCGACGCTCGCGCGCCCGAGCGACACCATCGCCCGCTACGGCGGCGAAGAGTTCGCGGTCCTCCTCCCCCGCACGAGCGCCTCCGGCGCTTTCACCGTCGCCGAGCGCATCCGCACCGCCGTCGTCGCCGCTCGCCGCGACCACAAGACGAACCGCGCCACCCACGTCGTCTCGATCAGCATCGGCGTCGCCGTCACCACCACCGGCACTCCGGACGCCCTCATCGCGGCAGCCGACGAAGCCCTCTACCGAGCAAAAGCGGAAGGCCGCAACCGCACCGCTATCGCCGCAACCGCCTCTCCGGTGCCCGCGGCGGCAACCCCACAACCCCCAACGCGGTAA
- the rpsI gene encoding 30S ribosomal protein S9 — MQTSDNFHGTGRRKRGIARVRLSLGQGVITVNSKPIDDYFPRPSLQQIVRQPLDVTQSLTRFNVDVKCTGGGVAGQAGAVRHGIARALLEMDESLREPLRRNGLLTRDPREKESKKYGRKRARKRFQFSKR, encoded by the coding sequence ATGCAGACGTCCGACAACTTCCACGGTACCGGCCGCCGCAAGCGCGGTATCGCCCGCGTCCGGCTCTCGCTCGGTCAGGGCGTTATCACCGTCAACTCGAAGCCGATCGACGACTACTTCCCGCGTCCCTCGCTGCAGCAGATCGTGCGCCAGCCGCTGGACGTGACCCAGTCGCTCACGCGTTTCAACGTCGACGTCAAGTGCACCGGGGGCGGCGTCGCCGGGCAGGCCGGCGCAGTCCGTCACGGCATCGCGCGCGCGCTGCTCGAGATGGACGAGTCGCTGCGTGAGCCGCTGCGTCGCAATGGGTTGCTGACGCGCGATCCGCGTGAGAAAGAGTCGAAGAAGTACGGGCGCAAGCGCGCGCGTAAGCGGTTCCAGTTCTCGAAGCGCTAA
- the rplM gene encoding 50S ribosomal protein L13: MRTYQQKTAETKHDWYIVDATGQRLGTLAVRIARALSGRHKPTWTPHIDDGDHVIVLNADKVELAPRKWTQKVYHRHSGFPGGLRTETAGQVRDKYPERLIERAVRGMLATNRMRDVLLNRLNVYAGAEHPHTAQKPEPLF; the protein is encoded by the coding sequence ATGCGCACATATCAGCAGAAGACGGCCGAGACCAAGCACGATTGGTACATCGTCGACGCGACCGGGCAACGGCTCGGCACGCTCGCGGTGCGGATCGCGCGCGCCCTCTCGGGCCGCCACAAGCCGACCTGGACCCCGCACATCGACGACGGTGACCACGTCATCGTCCTCAACGCCGACAAGGTCGAGCTCGCACCGCGGAAGTGGACCCAGAAGGTCTACCACCGCCACTCGGGTTTCCCCGGCGGCCTGCGAACCGAGACGGCCGGTCAAGTGCGCGACAAGTACCCGGAGCGCCTGATCGAGCGCGCCGTGCGCGGCATGCTGGCGACGAACCGCATGCGCGACGTGCTGCTCAATCGCCTCAACGTCTACGCCGGCGCGGAGCACCCGCACACGGCGCAGAAGCCGGAGCCCCTCTTTTAA